In the genome of Cryptomeria japonica chromosome 8, Sugi_1.0, whole genome shotgun sequence, one region contains:
- the LOC131053091 gene encoding uncharacterized protein LOC131053091, whose amino-acid sequence MLLMAILFLCKILLIIVSAIEFLLVINIQAMMKEALRNQEGTRNSYNTSQTNERGRTQDELHADLLSEQIYTNIALRCAHPDEAGEPDMDLVDRELSSMMNITPGQK is encoded by the exons ATGCTACTGATGGCCATCCTGTTCTTGTGCAAGATACTTCTCATCATTGTTTCTG CTATTGAATTTCTGCTAGTAATCAACATACAAGCGATGATGAAGGAAGCTTTGAGAAACCAAGAAGGAACAAGAAACAGTTATAACACAAGTCAAACAAATGAGAGAGGAAGAACCCAAGATGAGTTACATGCAGATCTCTTGTCTGAGCAAATTTATACAAACATAGCTCTCAGATGTGCTCACCCTGATGAGGCCGGGGAACCAGATATGGATCTTGTAGACAGAGAACTTTCTTCAATGATGAATATTACCCCTGGACAGAAATAA